One window of the Burkholderia ubonensis subsp. mesacidophila genome contains the following:
- a CDS encoding DUF1656 domain-containing protein, protein MLSEFAVVGIYLPPFFVYACVTVPLYMAVRAALARVGLLRRVWHPALFEFAVSLVLVAALVLYL, encoded by the coding sequence ATGCTCAGTGAATTCGCCGTGGTGGGCATCTACCTGCCGCCGTTCTTCGTCTATGCGTGCGTGACCGTGCCGCTCTACATGGCCGTGCGCGCCGCGCTCGCCCGCGTCGGCCTGCTGCGCCGGGTCTGGCATCCGGCGCTGTTCGAGTTCGCGGTCTCGCTCGTGCTCGTCGCCGCGCTGGTTCTCTACCTCTAG
- a CDS encoding biotin/lipoyl-binding protein translates to MSLKPLTRSLLTLAAVGVAIALVAALWRAYVLAPWTRDGRVSAHVVRIAPEVSGTVIDVAVVDNQRVSKGDVLYRIDPQRFALAVEQADAQVAASAETVRQKQDEARRRTGLDELVPKEDIQRSGRAVSIAQAEYRKALAALDVAKLDLERATLRSPVDGYVTQLRLRHGDYAVAGKPDISVLDAHSFWITGYFEETKLRHIAAGAPAQIRLMGFDPLLSGHVTSIGRGIADENGALDETGLPTVNPNFSWVRLAQRIPVRIELDHVPAGVLLAAGMTCSVEVAAPGPGSTPRGQLATWLHAWM, encoded by the coding sequence ATGTCGCTCAAGCCCCTGACCCGTTCCCTGTTGACGCTCGCCGCGGTCGGCGTCGCGATCGCGCTCGTCGCCGCGCTCTGGCGCGCGTACGTGCTCGCCCCCTGGACCCGCGATGGGCGCGTCAGCGCGCATGTCGTGCGGATCGCCCCGGAAGTGTCGGGGACCGTGATCGACGTCGCCGTCGTCGACAACCAGCGCGTGTCGAAAGGCGACGTGCTGTACCGGATCGACCCGCAGCGTTTCGCGCTCGCGGTCGAGCAGGCCGACGCGCAGGTTGCCGCCAGCGCCGAGACGGTGCGCCAGAAGCAGGACGAGGCGCGCCGCCGCACCGGCCTCGACGAGCTCGTGCCGAAAGAGGACATCCAGCGTTCGGGCCGCGCGGTGTCGATCGCGCAGGCCGAGTACCGCAAGGCGCTCGCCGCGCTCGACGTCGCGAAGCTCGATCTCGAGCGCGCGACGCTGCGTTCGCCGGTCGACGGCTACGTCACGCAGCTGCGGCTGCGCCACGGCGACTACGCGGTGGCGGGCAAGCCGGACATCTCGGTACTCGACGCGCACAGCTTCTGGATCACCGGCTATTTCGAGGAGACGAAGCTGCGCCACATCGCCGCCGGCGCGCCCGCGCAGATCAGGCTGATGGGCTTCGATCCGCTGCTGAGCGGCCACGTGACGAGCATCGGCCGCGGCATCGCCGACGAAAACGGCGCGCTCGACGAAACCGGCCTGCCGACCGTCAACCCGAACTTCAGCTGGGTGCGGCTGGCGCAGCGGATTCCGGTGCGCATCGAGCTCGATCACGTGCCGGCGGGCGTGCTGCTCGCGGCCGGCATGACCTGCAGCGTCGAAGTCGCCGCGCCCGGCCCCGGCAGCACGCCGCGCGGCCAGCTCGCGACGTGGCTGCACGCGTGGATGTAG
- a CDS encoding efflux transporter outer membrane subunit, translating to MRRTPFRSTRFGAALGVAACATALTACTMVGPDYRPPQPAHPPGWIERGDSAVQADPAQLQDWWRAFRDPLLDRLVAQAIDGNQDLAIARQRLLQARAERDQIASRLGPTVSAGGTANALRASRALDGPPGIGQSRTYRLGFDASWELDLFGGTRRAIESADAQVDAIDDDRHAVLVSLLAELASDYAELRATQARLQIATDNVASLDATRRLTERSERHGLGTSFEVAQARAELALAQAVLPPLQANVARLTHAIGVLTGGFPGTLRDALNAPGATLPVAPQLPVTLPSDVIRERPDIRAAERRFAAANAQIGVARAAQFPQFAIPLSLGTTARLVQDLFTSASVAWSIALEGTQMLYDGGRAQAGVSAARAGAEAARLAYEQRIRVAFREVEDALAEIYAERDRQAALVAAVGSSQDAQSRATRLYRNGLSEYLSVLIAQRATYRARDALAVSRLAQVQGVIALYKALGAGWRNDAPVVPVAQADGTPPGPAR from the coding sequence ATGCGACGCACGCCTTTCCGCTCGACACGATTCGGCGCCGCGCTCGGCGTCGCCGCCTGCGCGACCGCGCTCACCGCCTGCACGATGGTCGGCCCCGACTACCGGCCGCCGCAGCCGGCGCATCCGCCCGGCTGGATCGAGCGCGGCGACAGCGCCGTGCAGGCCGACCCCGCGCAGCTGCAGGACTGGTGGCGCGCGTTCCGCGATCCGCTGCTCGACCGGCTGGTCGCGCAGGCGATCGACGGCAACCAGGACCTCGCGATCGCGCGCCAGCGGCTGCTGCAGGCGCGCGCCGAGCGCGACCAGATCGCGAGCCGGCTCGGCCCGACCGTCTCCGCGGGCGGCACCGCGAACGCGCTGCGCGCGTCGCGCGCGCTCGACGGGCCGCCGGGCATCGGCCAATCGCGCACCTACCGGCTCGGCTTCGACGCGTCGTGGGAACTCGACCTCTTCGGCGGCACGCGGCGCGCGATCGAATCCGCCGACGCGCAGGTCGACGCAATCGACGACGATCGCCACGCGGTGCTGGTGAGCCTGCTCGCCGAGCTCGCGTCGGACTACGCGGAATTGCGCGCGACCCAGGCGAGGCTGCAGATCGCCACCGACAACGTCGCGAGCCTCGACGCGACGCGCCGGCTGACCGAACGCTCGGAGCGGCACGGTCTCGGCACGTCGTTCGAGGTCGCGCAGGCGCGCGCCGAGCTCGCGCTCGCACAGGCCGTGCTGCCGCCGCTGCAGGCGAACGTCGCGCGGCTCACGCACGCGATCGGCGTGCTGACCGGCGGCTTCCCCGGCACGCTGCGCGACGCGCTGAACGCGCCCGGCGCGACGCTGCCCGTCGCACCGCAGCTGCCCGTCACGCTGCCGTCGGACGTGATCCGCGAGCGGCCGGACATCCGCGCCGCCGAGCGGCGCTTCGCGGCCGCGAACGCGCAGATCGGCGTCGCGCGCGCCGCGCAGTTCCCGCAGTTCGCGATCCCGCTCAGCCTCGGCACGACCGCGCGCCTCGTGCAGGACCTGTTCACGAGCGCGAGCGTCGCGTGGTCGATCGCGCTCGAAGGCACGCAAATGCTCTACGACGGCGGCCGCGCGCAAGCCGGCGTCAGCGCCGCACGGGCCGGCGCCGAAGCGGCGCGGCTCGCGTACGAGCAGCGCATCCGCGTCGCGTTCCGCGAAGTCGAGGACGCGCTCGCCGAAATCTACGCGGAGCGCGACCGGCAAGCGGCGCTCGTCGCGGCGGTCGGCAGCAGCCAGGATGCGCAGTCGCGCGCGACGCGGCTCTACCGCAACGGGCTGAGCGAATACCTGTCGGTGCTCATCGCGCAGCGCGCGACCTACCGCGCCCGCGATGCGCTCGCGGTCAGCCGGCTCGCGCAGGTGCAGGGCGTGATCGCGCTGTACAAGGCGCTCGGCGCAGGCTGGCGCAACGACGCGCCGGTCGTGCCGGTCGCGCAGGCCGACGGCACGCCGCCGGGCCCCGCACGCTGA
- a CDS encoding DOPA 4,5-dioxygenase family protein, which translates to MHAHATSIDVAAIDSWHAHVYFDAASRDAAWAFRQVVEQRFGAIIDLGRFHERLVGPHPAWSYQIAFAAAHFADIVPWLVLNHGALDIFLHPNTDDGLRDHRDAAVWIGKSYELNLAGLAD; encoded by the coding sequence ATGCACGCTCACGCCACCTCCATCGACGTCGCCGCCATCGACAGCTGGCACGCGCACGTCTACTTCGACGCCGCCAGCCGCGATGCGGCCTGGGCCTTCCGGCAAGTCGTCGAGCAGCGCTTCGGCGCGATCATCGACCTCGGCCGTTTCCACGAGCGCCTGGTCGGGCCGCATCCGGCCTGGTCGTACCAGATCGCGTTCGCTGCCGCGCACTTCGCCGACATCGTGCCGTGGCTCGTGCTGAATCACGGCGCGCTCGATATCTTCCTGCATCCGAATACCGATGACGGACTGCGCGATCATCGCGATGCGGCGGTGTGGATCGGGAAGTCGTATGAATTGAATCTGGCGGGGCTGGCCGATTGA